A single Entelurus aequoreus isolate RoL-2023_Sb linkage group LG11, RoL_Eaeq_v1.1, whole genome shotgun sequence DNA region contains:
- the LOC133660478 gene encoding protein Aster-A-like isoform X3 has product MFDTASNSPRSTPGSSPSLRRRVLGGGRASESEGGGEKSGGGGGGSDSPLPSVPSASSLTSAYPLASRHFRSNAKKMQSWYNVLSPTYKQRNEDFRKIFKKLPDTERLIVDYSCALQKDILLQGRLYLSENWLCFYSNIFRWETTITILLKDVTSMTKEKTAKLIPNAIQISTDNEKHFFTSFGARDRSFMMIFRLWQNALMDKSLSPKELWHIVHQCYGTELGLTSEDDDYVSPTAEHMNGLLPGEESVSVTDLLDLSSVSAPSSGSSPPPLVPCSQASSPSVATAVSSSPPSPATCLPIEVPSSSGRRLSSDPLDPSPPSSHGSLPSAAALANASSSFNLEEGGDSLSESASHMLPLPSLRNLSSLDITNDEDLPTDPSNSSDTQEESEVESFCANLSGRLNINTAVRMSVDKLHDLLFSADTHFIRHLFSQRHFTELTVGKWQQDASSGSTSRVLSYTIALNNPLGPKTAPVVETQTLHKSSAQGECYVVDLEVITSGIPYQDYFYTVHRYCLTAISKHKSRLRVSSDICYRKQPWSLVKALIEKNTWSGIEEYYRHMESEVCKLETLLQTEVTVVTTGDATSAAETARSPLALRRRKRTCSRRQGERERDGEGTGASDRGDRGVGDDRDLRQAGAQYMKLGERARGGAQNSISTILLIVSFILVVLVALNMLLFYKLYALERAAHTLETWHSYSLTDSPLPQTAGEWAQVLQLQRQFHQAQLSKWQQILQSSVALLDQMKQSLEKLHQGIAVPGVQQDPDPIPDTPTDT; this is encoded by the exons CACCGCCAGTAATTCTCCACGCAGCACTCCGGGCAGCTCACCCTCCCTGCGGCGCCGGGTATTGGGGGGTGGCCGAGCCAGCGAGAGCGAGGGCGGCGGGGAGAAGAGTGGCGGCGGAGGTGGCGGCTCCGACAGCCCCCTGCCCTCCGTGCCATCTGCGTCCTCCCTCACGTCCGCCTACCCGCTCGCTTCCAGGCATTTCCGGAGCAATGCCAAG AAAATGCAGAGCTGGTACAAT GTTCTCAGTCCCACTTACAAGCAGCGGAACGAGGACTTTCGTAAAATCTTCAAAAAGCTTCCCGACACGGAGCGACTCATTGTGG ATTACTCGTGCGCTCTCCAGAAGGACATTCTGCTTCAAGGACGCCTGTACCTGTCCGAGAACTGGCTTTGTTTCTACAGCAACATCTTCCGCTGGGAAACCACT ATCACCATCCTGCTGAAAGACGTTACCTCTATGACCAAGGAGAAGACTGCCAAGCTCATCCCAAATGCCATCCAGATCAGCACAGACAATGAGAAG CACTTCTTCACGTCTTTCGGAGCACGGGATCGCAGCTTCATGATGATCTTCCGCCTGTGGCAGAACGCACTGATGGACAAG TCCTTGTCCCCCAAAGAGTTGTGGCACATTGTGCACCAGTGTTACGGCACGGAGCTTGGCCTCACCAGCGAAGATGACGACTACGTCTCCCCGACGGCCGAACACATGAACGGCCTACT GCCAGGAGAAGAGTCTGTGTCCGTCACAGATCTTCTGGACTTGAGCTCGGTGTCGGCACCCTCCTCTGGCAGCTCGCCTCCACCCTTGGTGCCCTGCAGTCAGGCCAGCTCTCCTTCGGTTGCCACCGCCGTCAGCTCCTCTCCCCCGTCCCCGGCTACCTGCTTGCCCATTGAGGTGCCCTCATCGTCGGGACGCAGGCTCAGCTCGGACCCCCTGGATCCCAGCCCGCCCAGCTCCCATGGCTCACTTCCGTCTGCCGCTGCTCTTGCCAACGCTTCTTCTTCCttt AACCTAGAGGAGGGCGGGGACAGCCTGTCTGAATCGGCCAGTCACATGCTGCCCTTGCCCAGCCTGAGAAACCTCTCGTCGTTGGACATCACCAACGACGAGGACCTGCCCACGGACCCGAGCAACTCGTCCGACACACAGGAAGAGA GTGAAGTGGAGTCCTTCTGCGCCAACCTGAGCGGGCGGCTAAACATCAACACTGCCGTGCGGATGAGTGTGGACAAGCTCCACGACCTGCTCTTCTCTGCCGACACACACTTCATCCGACACCTCTTCTCCCAGCGACACTTCACGG AACTGACGGTGGGCAAGTGGCAGCAGGACGCCAGCAGCGGGAGCACCAGTCGTGTGCTCAGCTACACCATCGCCCTCAACAACCCCCTCGGCCCCAAGACCGCGCCTGTGGTGGAGACTCAG ACACTACACAAGAGCAGTGCTCAGGGCGAGTGTTACGTGGTGGATTTGGAGGTCATCACCTCGGGCATCCCGTACCAGGACTATTTCTACACCGTGCACAGATACTGCCTCACCGCCATCAGCAAGCACAAGAGTCGACTCAG AGTGTCCTCAGACATCTGCTATCGGAAGCAGCCGTGGAGTCTGGTCAAAGCGCTGATTGAGAAGAACACCTGGAGCGGCATCGAGGAGTACTACCGGCACATGG AGAGCGAGGTGTGCAAGTTGGAGACGCTGTTGCAGACCGAGGTCACCGTGGTGACCACCGGCGACGCCACCAGTGCCGCCGAAACCGCCAGGTCCCCGCTGGCCCTGCGTCGACGTAAAAGGACCTGCTCCCGCCGGCAGGGGGAGCGGGAGAGGGATGGGGAAGGCACGGGCGCCTCAGACCGAGGCGACAGAGGAGTTGGAGATGACCGAGACCTCAGACAAGCTG GTGCTCAGTATATGAAGCTGGGAGAGCGTGCGCGTGGTGGAGCACAGAACAGTATATCCACTATCCTGCTGATCGTCAGCTTCAT tCTGGTGGTGCTGGTGGCGCTCAACATGCTGCTCTTCTACAAACTTTACGCCCTGGAGCGAGCGGCCCATACACTGGAGACATGGCACTCCTACTCACTAACAGACAG
- the LOC133660478 gene encoding protein Aster-A-like isoform X4, translating into MTRWSAFLSLAAQFPYQTVIELKMQSWYNVLSPTYKQRNEDFRKIFKKLPDTERLIVDYSCALQKDILLQGRLYLSENWLCFYSNIFRWETTITILLKDVTSMTKEKTAKLIPNAIQISTDNEKHFFTSFGARDRSFMMIFRLWQNALMDKSLSPKELWHIVHQCYGTELGLTSEDDDYVSPTAEHMNGLLPGEESVSVTDLLDLSSVSAPSSGSSPPPLVPCSQASSPSVATAVSSSPPSPATCLPIEVPSSSGRRLSSDPLDPSPPSSHGSLPSAAALANASSSFNLEEGGDSLSESASHMLPLPSLRNLSSLDITNDEDLPTDPSNSSDTQEESEVESFCANLSGRLNINTAVRMSVDKLHDLLFSADTHFIRHLFSQRHFTELTVGKWQQDASSGSTSRVLSYTIALNNPLGPKTAPVVETQTLHKSSAQGECYVVDLEVITSGIPYQDYFYTVHRYCLTAISKHKSRLRVSSDICYRKQPWSLVKALIEKNTWSGIEEYYRHMESEVCKLETLLQTEVTVVTTGDATSAAETARSPLALRRRKRTCSRRQGERERDGEGTGASDRGDRGVGDDRDLRQAGAQYMKLGERARGGAQNSISTILLIVSFILVVLVALNMLLFYKLYALERAAHTLETWHSYSLTDSPLPQTAGEWAQVLQLQRQFHQAQLSKWQQILQSSVALLDQMKQSLEKLHQGIAVPGVQQDPDPIPDTPTDT; encoded by the exons atgactcgctggagtgccttcctgtccttagcagcgcagtttccataccagaccgtgattgagctg AAAATGCAGAGCTGGTACAAT GTTCTCAGTCCCACTTACAAGCAGCGGAACGAGGACTTTCGTAAAATCTTCAAAAAGCTTCCCGACACGGAGCGACTCATTGTGG ATTACTCGTGCGCTCTCCAGAAGGACATTCTGCTTCAAGGACGCCTGTACCTGTCCGAGAACTGGCTTTGTTTCTACAGCAACATCTTCCGCTGGGAAACCACT ATCACCATCCTGCTGAAAGACGTTACCTCTATGACCAAGGAGAAGACTGCCAAGCTCATCCCAAATGCCATCCAGATCAGCACAGACAATGAGAAG CACTTCTTCACGTCTTTCGGAGCACGGGATCGCAGCTTCATGATGATCTTCCGCCTGTGGCAGAACGCACTGATGGACAAG TCCTTGTCCCCCAAAGAGTTGTGGCACATTGTGCACCAGTGTTACGGCACGGAGCTTGGCCTCACCAGCGAAGATGACGACTACGTCTCCCCGACGGCCGAACACATGAACGGCCTACT GCCAGGAGAAGAGTCTGTGTCCGTCACAGATCTTCTGGACTTGAGCTCGGTGTCGGCACCCTCCTCTGGCAGCTCGCCTCCACCCTTGGTGCCCTGCAGTCAGGCCAGCTCTCCTTCGGTTGCCACCGCCGTCAGCTCCTCTCCCCCGTCCCCGGCTACCTGCTTGCCCATTGAGGTGCCCTCATCGTCGGGACGCAGGCTCAGCTCGGACCCCCTGGATCCCAGCCCGCCCAGCTCCCATGGCTCACTTCCGTCTGCCGCTGCTCTTGCCAACGCTTCTTCTTCCttt AACCTAGAGGAGGGCGGGGACAGCCTGTCTGAATCGGCCAGTCACATGCTGCCCTTGCCCAGCCTGAGAAACCTCTCGTCGTTGGACATCACCAACGACGAGGACCTGCCCACGGACCCGAGCAACTCGTCCGACACACAGGAAGAGA GTGAAGTGGAGTCCTTCTGCGCCAACCTGAGCGGGCGGCTAAACATCAACACTGCCGTGCGGATGAGTGTGGACAAGCTCCACGACCTGCTCTTCTCTGCCGACACACACTTCATCCGACACCTCTTCTCCCAGCGACACTTCACGG AACTGACGGTGGGCAAGTGGCAGCAGGACGCCAGCAGCGGGAGCACCAGTCGTGTGCTCAGCTACACCATCGCCCTCAACAACCCCCTCGGCCCCAAGACCGCGCCTGTGGTGGAGACTCAG ACACTACACAAGAGCAGTGCTCAGGGCGAGTGTTACGTGGTGGATTTGGAGGTCATCACCTCGGGCATCCCGTACCAGGACTATTTCTACACCGTGCACAGATACTGCCTCACCGCCATCAGCAAGCACAAGAGTCGACTCAG AGTGTCCTCAGACATCTGCTATCGGAAGCAGCCGTGGAGTCTGGTCAAAGCGCTGATTGAGAAGAACACCTGGAGCGGCATCGAGGAGTACTACCGGCACATGG AGAGCGAGGTGTGCAAGTTGGAGACGCTGTTGCAGACCGAGGTCACCGTGGTGACCACCGGCGACGCCACCAGTGCCGCCGAAACCGCCAGGTCCCCGCTGGCCCTGCGTCGACGTAAAAGGACCTGCTCCCGCCGGCAGGGGGAGCGGGAGAGGGATGGGGAAGGCACGGGCGCCTCAGACCGAGGCGACAGAGGAGTTGGAGATGACCGAGACCTCAGACAAGCTG GTGCTCAGTATATGAAGCTGGGAGAGCGTGCGCGTGGTGGAGCACAGAACAGTATATCCACTATCCTGCTGATCGTCAGCTTCAT tCTGGTGGTGCTGGTGGCGCTCAACATGCTGCTCTTCTACAAACTTTACGCCCTGGAGCGAGCGGCCCATACACTGGAGACATGGCACTCCTACTCACTAACAGACAG